ACACGCTGGCGGTCCTCGCCTCGCCGACCAAGGCCCTGGTCACGGCGGCCTTCCTGCACCTGGCCGACCGGCAGCGGCTGGACCTGGACGAGCCGGTCGCCGCGCATTGGCCGGAGTTCGCCGCCAACGGCAAGGCGGCCATCACCCCCCGCATGATCCTCACCCAGCGCTCCGGGATCGTCTGCCTGGACCACGCGCCTCTCACCCCCTCCGCCCTGCGCGCCCACACTCCGGTGGCCGAGGCGCTGGCCGCGGCCCGCCCCGAGTGGGAGCCCGACACCGCGCACGGCTACCACGCCACCACCTACGGGCACCTGCTGAGCGAACTCGTCCGCCGCCGCACCGGCCTGACCGCGGGCCGCTACTTCGCCCGCCACCTGGCGGGACCCCTCGGCCTCGACGCGTACATCGGGCTGCCCGCCGGCTCCGAAGCCCACCTCGCCACCATGCTGGAGTCCAAGGCGGAGGCCCTGATGGACGGCGCCGAACCGGGAACGGAGCTGGACATGCTGCGGGCCCTCGGCGACCCCGGATCGCTCACCCACCGGGCGATGATCGGCAGCATGCGGCTGTACGACGCCCTGGACCCGTCCGTCGAGGACCCCTCGTACGGAGGCCTGGCCGCGGCCGGCTCACTGTCCCGGTTGTTCGCCGCCCTGGTCGGCGAGGTCGACGGCATCCGCCTCATCAGCGCCGACCGCACCGCCGAACTGGCCCGCCCCCACTCACGCGGCACATGCGAGGTGGTGCTGCTGCCCAGCACCTGGGGCCTCGGCTTCATGCTTCCCGACAGCCCCGTCTTCCCGGCCTCCGCCGGACTCGGTCCGCGCGCCTTCGGCTTCGACGGCGCCAACGGCACCTTCGTCTTCGCCGACCCCGACCGCGAACTGGCCTTCGCGTACGTCCAGAACGCCGGCTCGCGCACCATCGGCCGCATGAACGACCGGGCCCACCGCCTCGTCGCCGCCGTGTACCGGTCGCTCGGGGGAACCGTGAGCGGGGCGTGACCCGAGGCGGCGCGAGGCCCGCGCTCTAGCGGTTTTCCAGGGCCCGTGAAGGGCGCTTTGAGCGGCCGCTGCGAGCGTGACGGCTCCCAGCCGACCCCTTCGCGGAGGAAACATGGCCAACGCCGGCGCCAACGCCCCTGCCCACACCGACGCACGCACCGCCCTCGTCACCGGAGCCACCAGCGGAATCGGCCTGGAGATCGCCACCCGGCTGGCCCGCGCCGGCCACCGCGTCTTCCTGGGCGCCCGCACCGCCGACCGGGTGGAGCGGACCGTCGCCGCACTGCGCTCCGAAGGGCTGGACGTGGACGGCCGGAGCCTGGACGTGACCTCCCGCGAGGACATCACCGCCTTCGTCCGGGCCGCGACCGAGCGCTTCGGCCCGGTGGGCATCCTCGTCAACAACGCCGGCCGCTCCGGCGGCGGCGTGACCCGCGAGGTCCCCGACGAGCTCTGGCTCGACGTCATCAACACCAACCTCAACAGCGTGTTCCTGATGACGAAGGACGTCCTCAACCACGGCGGCATGCTGGAGCAGGGCTGGGGACGGATCATCAACATCGCCTCCACCGGCGGCAAGCAGGGCGTCCTGCACGGTGCCCCCTACTCGGCGTCCAAGCACGGAGTCGTCGGCTTCTCCAAGTCCCTCGGCCTGGAGCTGGCCCGGACCGGGGTCACGGTCAACGCCGTCTGCCCCGGCTTCGTCGAGACCCCGATGGCCGCCCGGGTCCGTGAGACGTACGCCGGCCTGTGGGACGTCACCGTCGACGAGGCCCACGCCCGCGTCAGCGCCCGCGTGCCGGTCGGCCGGTACGTGCTGCCCGAGGAGGTGGGCGCGATGGTCGACTACCTCGTCGGCCCGGGCGCCGCCTCCGTCACCGCGCAGGCCCTCAACGTCTGCGGCGGCCTGGGCAACTACTGACCGGCCGCCCACCCCCTCCACACTTCCCGCGCGCACGCGCCGTCATCACGACCGAAAGGACACGCACCGCTCATGGAGAACACGGCCGAGCTGTACCTGGACCTGCTGGAAAAGGTGGTCACCAACCTCGTCTACGAGGATGCCCCGATCCCCAACGAGTGGTTCCCCGAGCAGGAGTTCCGCCCGGAGAACCGGGAGACCGGCACCGACTGGCCGAGCGTCGCGCACACCATGGTGGGCCTCAAGCGGATCCGCAACATCCGCACCCTCCTCGACCAGGTCGTCGCCGACGGCGTACCCGGGGACTTCATCGAGACCGGCGTCTGGCGCGGCGGCGTCTGCATCTTCGCCCGCGGCTACCTCAAGGCCCACGGGATCACCGACCGGACCGTCTGGCTCGCCGACTCCTTCGAGGGCATCCCGGACACCGGCGAGGACGGCCACCCCATGGACCGGGAGATGGCCCTGCACCGCTGCAACGGCGTGCTCGGGGTCACCGCCGACACCGTGCGGGAGAACTTCGGCCGCTACGGACTCCTCGACGACCAGGTCCGCTTCCTTCCGGGCTGGTTCAAGGACACGCTGCCGACAGCCCCCGTGGAGCGCCTCGCGGTGCTGCGCCTCGACGGCGACCTGTACGAGTCCACGCTGGACGCGCTCGACAACCTCTACCCGAAGCTCTCCACCGGCGGCTTCGTCGTGATCGACGACTACTTCATCCCGGCCTGCCGCAAGGCCGTGGACGAGTTCCGCGAGAGGCACGGCATCACGGACGAGATCGAGGCCATCGACGAGTACAGCGTCTTCTGGCGCCGCTCCGCCTGATCGGGCCCACGTCCTACGCACACGCCATCGGCCTCCAGGATCTCCCAGGATCCTGGAGGCCGATCGCGTGGTCAGGCGGTGCCCGCGACGGTCAGGCGGCGGCGGTGCGGGCCGCCAGCTCCAGCGTCGTACGGCTGTTCCTGCCGAGCACCTCGCGCAGGTGCCGGCGTGCGTCGGCCACCGTGGCCCCCGCACCGAGGACCGCCTCCACGGCGCCGGGGTCGATCACCACCGTGTGCTCGGCCGTGACCCGGGCGCCCGCCCCGGAGTCGGTGAACTCCCAGACACCGCTGTGCCCGAGCAGCAGCCGCGGCGGCACCAGCTGCTTGTAGGCGATCCGCTCCCCGGGGCGGCAGACGCGCACCGACCGGGTGGTGTGCGCCGCCCCGTCGGCGGTGACGGTGTCCATCTCCATCTCCTGCACCCCGGCGGCGTCCTCCGTCAGCTCCACCCGGCCCACATGGGGCAGCCGCTCGGGCCACAGGTCCGCGCGGTGCACGAACGCGTAGGCCTCCTGCGCGGTGCAGTCCAGGGTGACGGTGTCGGAGAAGGAGAACACCAGGTCGCCGGCGTCCGCGCCGAGTTCGGCGATGCGGGCCAGAGCCGCCAGTTCCAGCGGGCTGTTGCGGTCCAGCGCGGCGTTGATCCACTCCACGGTGTCCGGGTCGTCGCCGACCGCCGTGAAGTCGTGCAGCAGCACGATGTCCGTGCCGCCGTCCTCACGCACCTCGAAGATCCACTCACCGCCCATCGAGGCGATCGGCGCGGCGCTCTCCTCCTGATCGAACCGGATCCGCAGGTTCAGCGGGTCCAGGGTGCGGCGCGACACCCAGGTCTTGATCTCGCCCCCCACGGTGGCCCACAGCCGGAACCGCTCGAAGAGCTCGCCGCGCTCCAGGTAGTGCGCGGCGACGCTCGGCGCGAACACGGCCGGCCACCGGCCGACGTCGGCCGCGAGGTCGTACAGCGCCTGCGGCGGGGCGGTGGAGGTCAGGGTGTGCCGGGTGTGCCGACGCATGCCTCAGCCCGCCGCGGGGAGGGTGCCGTTGACGGAGTCCAGCAGCTCACGCGGGGTGGCGACCTTGTCCGGGACCTCCACCCCGTACTCGCGCTGGATGACGGCCGAGGTCTCCAGCAGCGCCAGCGAGTCGTAGCCCAGCTCCGTGAAGGCCGTGTCGAGGATGTCCCCGTCGAGCTGGCCGCCCTCGCTGCCGGCGGACTCCGACAGGATCCGGCGCAGGTCGTCCAGGGTCATCGTGGTGGTGGTCGGGTCGCTCATCGTTCCATCTCCTTGATCGTCACAGCTCGTTGCATCAGTGGTCGTACGTCCGGACGACAGCGGCCGAGTTGAAGCCGCCCGTGCCCCGGGCGAGGACGAGGGCCGTCGCCAGCCGCGCCTCCCGGGGGGCCTTGCGGACCACGTCGACGCCGTACTCCTCCGGCACGTCGTCGGTGTTCGCGGTCGGCGGGATCACGCCGTCGCGCAGCGACAGCAGCGCCGCCACCACGTCCAGCGGACCGCCCGCCGAGTGCAGCCGCCCGGTCAGCGCCTTGGGCGCCGTCACCGGGACGCCGTGGGCGCCGAACACCTCGCGCAGGGCCTCCGCCTCGCCCCGGTCCAGGGCGGGCAGGCCCGCCGAGTCCGCGAAGACGACGTCCACTTCGGCCGGGGCGGTGCCGGCCTCGGCCAGCGCGAGTTCGACGGCGCGGCGCAAAGCCGGCGGCCGCGGCGATCCGGGCGGCGGGTCGAACGTGGAGGCCTGCCCCGCGAGTTCGCCGTACACCCGGGACACACCGCGCCCGCGGGCCGCGTCCGCGTCCTCCAGGACCAGGATCGCGGCGCCCTCCCCGGGCACGTGGCCGCTCGCCGTCCGGTCGAAGGGCCGGTACTCGCCGGAGGCGGCCACCCGGCCACCCGACCACTGCGCGGCCCAGCCCCACGGGTCCAGCGCCGAGTCCGCGCCGCCGGTGACGACGAGCTTCGCCTCACCGCGGCGAAGGGACCGCCGGGCGTGACCGAGGGCGTCCAGCCCGCCGGCCTGCTCGGCGACGAGCGCCTTGCCCGGGCCGCGCAGCTGGTGGCGGATGGAGATCTGGCCGGTGTTGACGGCGTAGAACCAGGCGAAGGACTCGTACACGCTGACGAACTGCGGCCCCTTGGACCACAGCTTCGCGAACTCACGGTGGGTGAACTCGAAGCCGCCGAACGCGTTGGCGGTGATCACGCCCATGTCGTAGTCGGCGAGCGCGCCCGGGTCCACGCCACCGTCGGCCAGGGCCCGCTCGGCGGCGGTCAGCGCGAACCGGGTGGACCGGTCGGTCTGCGGCAGCAGCCGGTTCGGCAGGTGCGCCGACGGGTCGAAGTCCCGTACCTCGCCCGCCTGCCGGGCCGGATAGCCGGAGGCGTCGAACGCGGTGATGTCGGCGATGCCGCTGCGGCCCTCCAGGGTCGCGGACCAGAACTCCTCCGTGTCCGCTCCGTTGGGGGCGACCACGCCCAGCCCCGTGAACACCGTGGTCGTCATGACACTCCTTCCGGCCGCCGCAGCAGCATCGCGCTCTGGAAACCGCCGAACCCGCTGCCCACGGTCAGCACGGTGTCCACGCGCTGCTCGCGGGCGGTCAGCGGCACGTAGTCGAGGTCGCACTCGGGGTCGGACCGGTACAGGTTGGCGGTGGGCGGCACCACGTTGTGCTGCATGGCGAGCGCGCACGCCGCGATCTCCACGGAGCCGATCGCCCCCAGGGAGTGGCCCACCATGGACTTGATCGAGCTGATCGGGGTGCGGTAGGCGTGGTCGCCCAGCGCGCGCTTGAACGCGGCCGTCTCGTGCCGGTCGTTCTGCACGGTCCCCGAACCGTGGGCGTTGACGTAGTCGATCGCGTCGGGGTTCAGCCGCGACTGGTCCAAAGCGACCCTGATGGCCTCGGCCATCTCCCGGCCGTCCGTCTTCAGACCGGTCATGTGGTAGGCGTTGAGCCGCGTGGCATACCCGCTGACCTCGGCGTAGATCGTCGCGCCGCGCGCCCGCGCCCGCTCCAGCCCCTCCAGTACGAACACGGCCGCGCCCTCGGCCAGGACGAAGCCGTTGCGGGAGGCGTCGAAGGGGCGGGAGGCGTGCGCGGGGTCGTCGTTGCGGTTGGTGGTGGCCTTGATCGCGTCGAAGCTGGCCACCACGACCGGGGTGACCGGGGTGTCGGCCGCTCCGGCCAGCATCACGTCGGCGCTGCCGTCCGCGATCAGCTGGACGGCGTTGCCGACGGCGTCCAGCCCGGAGGTGCAGCCGTTGGACACCAGGGCCACCGGGCCCTCAGCGCCCACCGTCCAGGCGACCTCGGCGGGCATCTTCCCGGGGGTCAGGTAGTCGTACATGTGCGGTGACAGGTAGCCGGGATCGACCTCCCACTGCCGTCCGGCGTCGGACAGCACCAGGTACTCGCGCTCCAGGCTGGTCGCGGCGGCGACGGCGCTGCCCAGGCTCACGCCGACCCGGGACGGGTCGAGCGCTCCGAAGTCGAGGCGGCTGTCCGACACCGCGTCACGGGCGCAGACCACGGCGAGCTGCGTCGCCCGGTCCATTCTGCGGACCTCCCGCGGGGTGAGCCCTTCGGCCCCCGCGTCGAAGTCGCACTCGCCCGCGAGCTGGGAGCGGAAGGGGGTGGGGTCGAAGAAGCTGATCCGGCGGGTCGCGGTACGACCCGCGGCCAGCAGGGACCAGAACTCCTCCGTGCCGCTTCCTCCCGGTGCGCGCACCCCCATACCGGTTATCACGACACGACGGGACATCGAATCGGTTTCCTTCTCGAAGAGGTACTCGGTGGGACCGGGAGAAACCCGGCCGGATCTCTTGGTAGGCGCAGGCGGTCAACCTCGGCTCAAGGGGCGCTAGATGTGCGCTCAGGACGGACGGGGGTCCAGCGGTTCTCTAGTGCCGCGGGGCAGCGTCCGTGCGATGAAGATCCTCTTTATCACCGGGGGGAGTCCGGCGACCGTCTTCGCCCTCGCCCCGCTCGCCTCGGCGGCCCGTCTCGCCGGCCATGACGTCCTCGTCGCGTCCCCGCAGGACATGGCCCCCTACGTCACGGGCACGGGGCTGCCGGTCCTGCCCGTCACCGACGGGACCATGCGCCGGTTCATGTTCGAGGACCGCGCCGGGCGCGAACTGTCCATCCCCGACGACCCGCAGGAGCGGATCCGCTTCAACGGGGAGGGGTTCGGACGCCTGGCCGCCGCCTCGCTGCCCCGGCTGCGTGCCCTGGCCGCCGACTGGAGCCCGGACCTCGTGGTCGGCGGGTCGCTGTGCTACGCGGCGGCCCTGCTCGCCCACGAGCTCCGCGTTCCGTGGGTACGGCACACCTGGGACCTCGGCGAGCCGCCCGGGATGGACGCCGGGGCGGCCGCCGAGCTGTCCGCCGAACTCGGCGGGGCCGGCCTGGAGGGGCTGCCCGTGCCAAAACTCTGGGTGGACATCTGCCCGCCGTCGCTGCGCGCCGCGGACCTGGCCCCGGGCCCGCGGCAGTCGATGCGGTTCGTCCCCGCCAACCTGCGCCGGCCGCTGGAACCGTGGATGCTGCGCAGGCCGGACCGGGCCAGGGTGTGCGTCACCGCCGGGAGCCGGGTCTCCGGGCCGGACGGGGTGGCCGAACTGGTCGACCTCGCCCGGACGGTGGAGGGACTCGACGGGGAGCTGGTGGTGGCCGCCCCGCAGGACGTGGCCGACGCGCTCACCGAAGCGGTGCCCGGAGTCCGGGCGGGCTGGTTCGCGCTGGACACCCTGCTGGCCACGTGCGACCTGATCGTCCACCACGGCGGCGGACAGACCGCCATGACCGCCCTGCATGCCGGCGTGCCCCAGCTGCTGGTCCCCACGATCCCGAAGATGCTGGAGCCGTGCCGCCGCATCGAGGCCCGCGGCGCCGCCGTGGTGCTCGCCGACGGTGAGCAGTCCGGTGCCCGGATCGCCCGCGCGGCGGGCACCCTGCTGGCGGGCCCCGGCCCCCGGGAGCGGGCAGCGGAGATCGGGCGGGAGATCGCCGCGCAGCCGGCCCCGGCACAGGTGGTCTCGGTACTGGAATCGCTGCGGGCGTGACCCGCACGTACGCGACGGCCCCGCCCGGCCGGGCGGGGCCGTCGTCGGCTCAGGTCCGGTGCCCGGCCCGCGCCTCGCGGGCCACGGCGCTCACCGTACGGTCCAGGGCCTCGTCCAGGGCGGTACCCGCCCGCCACCCCGTGGCGGCCGTGAAGGCCGAAGGGTCGACCTCCAGACTGCGGAAGTCGGTCGGGTCCGCGTGCGCGGGCGGCTCCACCGACACCACCGGTACCGGCTCGGCTCCCGTGTGGCGTGCCACGGCGCACGCCACCGCGCCGAACACCTCGCCCAGCGGCAGCGCCCGGCCCGTACCGACCAGGAAGTGGCGGCCGGACAGCGCCTCGGCGTGCCCCAGCGCCGCCGTGAACGCCCGGGCGGCGTCCTCCACGTACAGCAGGTCGCGGCGGACCGTGCCGTCGTGCCACATCGTCAGCGGCTCCCCGGCCAGCGCCCGCCGGATCATGGTGGACACCACCCCGCGGTCGTCGGCCGTCGGGCAGCCGGGCCCGTACACGGGCGGCAGCCTGAGGCTGACGGCCCGCGCCAGGCCCTGCGCCGCGGCCTGCTTCAGCAGGGACTCGGCGGCGTGCTTCTGCCGGTCGTAGACCCCTTCCGGGCGGTCCGGCTCCGATCCGTCGATTCGCTCGGCCGCCACCCGCCCCACCTGGGTGTTGCTGCCCGGGAACACGACGGCGGGCGGGCCCGTACGGTCGGAGGGCCGCTCGGCGAGCACCGCCACCAGGTCCCGGACCAGGCCCACGTTGACCCGCTCCGCCTCCTCGTCGTCCTCGGACAGCCGCCAGCCCGACGCGCCACGGATGCGCGCGGCGAAGGGCAGCACGGCGTCGGCGCCCGCCACCGCCCGGGCCAGGACGTCCCGCGAGGTGAGATCGCCCGTGAGCACCTCCACCCGCCCGGCGATCCCCTCCGGGAGCGGGACCGGCCGCCGGGAGACCGCGCGCACCCGGACGGTACGGTCGGCGGCCAGCGCCCGGACGACGGCCGAGCCGAGGAAGCCCGACGCCCCGAGCACCACCACCCGCGCCGGCGCGCTCACCGCCCGCCTCCACCGGAGGCGCCGGCGCCGGACGGCACGCAGTCGGCGTACGACGGCAGCAGCCCGGCCTCGCGGGCGGCGGCCAGCGTCGGCGCCACCCGGTCGCGCTCGGACAGCACCGGGTCGCTCCCGCCCGGCAGCTCCAGGCCGAGCGCGGGGTCCAGCGGGTGCACGGCCCGCTCCCGGTCGGCCCGATAGGCCGCCGACAGCAGGTACACCATCACGGTGTCGTCCTCCAGCGCGGCGAACAGGTGCCCCACGCCCGGCGGCAGATAGAGCGCGGTGCCCGCCTCCGGGGAGAGCTCCACCCGCTCGCTGCGTCCGAAGGTGGGCGAGCCGAGCCGGAGGTCGACCACGACGTCCAGGGCCCGGCCGCCGGTGCAGAGCACGTACTTGGCCATCGACCCCGGTGTCGCCGTGTAGTGCACCCCGCGCACCACTCCGCGGCGCGACCGGCTGGTGCTGACCTGGGCGACCGGGAACAGCGGGCCGCCCAGCGCCGCGCCGAAGGCGGCCTCCTGATGCGGTGAGCGGAACGAGCCGCGCTCGTCGTGGAAGACGTCGGGCTCGAAGGCGTACGCGCCCTCGACCGCCAGCTGACGGGCCTTCACGCGACACCGCCGGGCCGGGTGGCGACGAACAGCCCCGGGCCGTAGAGCTCGTGCCGCACGTACGAGGGCTCCAGACCGGCCCGCAGGAAAGCGTCCCGGTACTCCGTGCGCTCGAACAGGGTCATGACGTGCGTGTCGGTGAAGTGCTCGATGCCGGCGAGGGGGTCGGCGACGGTGTAGTGCACCTCCATCCGGCTGTTCCGGCCGTCGCGGACGGTGTGGGAGACCCGGGAGATGGTGCGCTCCCCGGACCGGACCACGTCGGCGCCGACCCAGCCGGGCCGGAAGCTCTCCGGGCACCACCAGGGTTCGACGACGAGGACGCCGCCGGGCTCCAGGTGCGCGGCCAGGTTCGCGATCGCCGCGTCCAGGTCGGCGGCGGTCTCCAGGTAACCGACGGAGCTGAACATGCACGTCACGGCGGAGAAGGTGCGGCCGAGCCGGAAGTCGCGCATGTCGCCCTGCGTCAGCGGGACCCCGGGGTTGAGGCGGGCGGCGACGGCGAGCATGTCGGCGGACAGGTCCACCCCGGCCGTGTGGCCGAAGTGGCCCGCGTGCTCGGCCAGATGGGAGCCGGTGCCGCAGGCGACGTCCAGCAGCGACCCCGCGGCCGGCGGCACCGGGGTGCGCTGCCCGACGAGTTCGCGCACGACGGCGGCCTCGGCCCGGTAGTCCTTGCCGCGGCCGTGGTAGAAGTCGTGGTAGACGTCGGCGCGGTGGTAGATGAGGGTGTCCGTGCTGGCGGGCATGGTGTGCCTTTCGATCGGGCGGTGGGAGCGGCGGCTAGGGGGTGTCGTCGAAGTAGCGTCGGCCGCTTGCGAGGGACCTTCGCGGTCACAGCACTGGGGCGTGTTGCGAAAGTCCCGTCTGGCTCGCGGCGCCTGGCACGGCACCTCGCCGCGTTGTCGGGATCGCCCGCGTACGACCGGTACGCGGGCGACCCTCCGCCTTGCGAGGCACCGCACCAGACACCGCGAGCACCGCCCTGCGGGCGGACGACGCCACTTTCGCAACACGCCCTAGAGGGCCCGAAGGACCTCGTGGAGCGCGTCGATGACCTTGTCCTGCACGGCTTCCGGCAGCGACGGGTACATGGGCAGCGAGAAGATCTCCCCGGCCAGCCGTTCGGTGACCGGCAGCGAGCC
This DNA window, taken from Streptomyces sp. TN58, encodes the following:
- a CDS encoding serine hydrolase domain-containing protein — protein: MQHHPLAGLAEDAFGEVARVFEENFTAGEELGAAVGVYHRGRPVVDLWGGWADPGRTDPWRADTLAVLASPTKALVTAAFLHLADRQRLDLDEPVAAHWPEFAANGKAAITPRMILTQRSGIVCLDHAPLTPSALRAHTPVAEALAAARPEWEPDTAHGYHATTYGHLLSELVRRRTGLTAGRYFARHLAGPLGLDAYIGLPAGSEAHLATMLESKAEALMDGAEPGTELDMLRALGDPGSLTHRAMIGSMRLYDALDPSVEDPSYGGLAAAGSLSRLFAALVGEVDGIRLISADRTAELARPHSRGTCEVVLLPSTWGLGFMLPDSPVFPASAGLGPRAFGFDGANGTFVFADPDRELAFAYVQNAGSRTIGRMNDRAHRLVAAVYRSLGGTVSGA
- a CDS encoding SDR family NAD(P)-dependent oxidoreductase — translated: MANAGANAPAHTDARTALVTGATSGIGLEIATRLARAGHRVFLGARTADRVERTVAALRSEGLDVDGRSLDVTSREDITAFVRAATERFGPVGILVNNAGRSGGGVTREVPDELWLDVINTNLNSVFLMTKDVLNHGGMLEQGWGRIINIASTGGKQGVLHGAPYSASKHGVVGFSKSLGLELARTGVTVNAVCPGFVETPMAARVRETYAGLWDVTVDEAHARVSARVPVGRYVLPEEVGAMVDYLVGPGAASVTAQALNVCGGLGNY
- a CDS encoding TylF/MycF family methyltransferase, producing the protein MENTAELYLDLLEKVVTNLVYEDAPIPNEWFPEQEFRPENRETGTDWPSVAHTMVGLKRIRNIRTLLDQVVADGVPGDFIETGVWRGGVCIFARGYLKAHGITDRTVWLADSFEGIPDTGEDGHPMDREMALHRCNGVLGVTADTVRENFGRYGLLDDQVRFLPGWFKDTLPTAPVERLAVLRLDGDLYESTLDALDNLYPKLSTGGFVVIDDYFIPACRKAVDEFRERHGITDEIEAIDEYSVFWRRSA
- a CDS encoding aromatase/cyclase produces the protein MRRHTRHTLTSTAPPQALYDLAADVGRWPAVFAPSVAAHYLERGELFERFRLWATVGGEIKTWVSRRTLDPLNLRIRFDQEESAAPIASMGGEWIFEVREDGGTDIVLLHDFTAVGDDPDTVEWINAALDRNSPLELAALARIAELGADAGDLVFSFSDTVTLDCTAQEAYAFVHRADLWPERLPHVGRVELTEDAAGVQEMEMDTVTADGAAHTTRSVRVCRPGERIAYKQLVPPRLLLGHSGVWEFTDSGAGARVTAEHTVVIDPGAVEAVLGAGATVADARRHLREVLGRNSRTTLELAARTAAA
- a CDS encoding acyl carrier protein, giving the protein MSDPTTTTMTLDDLRRILSESAGSEGGQLDGDILDTAFTELGYDSLALLETSAVIQREYGVEVPDKVATPRELLDSVNGTLPAAG
- a CDS encoding ketosynthase chain-length factor, with translation MTTTVFTGLGVVAPNGADTEEFWSATLEGRSGIADITAFDASGYPARQAGEVRDFDPSAHLPNRLLPQTDRSTRFALTAAERALADGGVDPGALADYDMGVITANAFGGFEFTHREFAKLWSKGPQFVSVYESFAWFYAVNTGQISIRHQLRGPGKALVAEQAGGLDALGHARRSLRRGEAKLVVTGGADSALDPWGWAAQWSGGRVAASGEYRPFDRTASGHVPGEGAAILVLEDADAARGRGVSRVYGELAGQASTFDPPPGSPRPPALRRAVELALAEAGTAPAEVDVVFADSAGLPALDRGEAEALREVFGAHGVPVTAPKALTGRLHSAGGPLDVVAALLSLRDGVIPPTANTDDVPEEYGVDVVRKAPREARLATALVLARGTGGFNSAAVVRTYDH
- a CDS encoding beta-ketoacyl-[acyl-carrier-protein] synthase family protein yields the protein MSRRVVITGMGVRAPGGSGTEEFWSLLAAGRTATRRISFFDPTPFRSQLAGECDFDAGAEGLTPREVRRMDRATQLAVVCARDAVSDSRLDFGALDPSRVGVSLGSAVAAATSLEREYLVLSDAGRQWEVDPGYLSPHMYDYLTPGKMPAEVAWTVGAEGPVALVSNGCTSGLDAVGNAVQLIADGSADVMLAGAADTPVTPVVVASFDAIKATTNRNDDPAHASRPFDASRNGFVLAEGAAVFVLEGLERARARGATIYAEVSGYATRLNAYHMTGLKTDGREMAEAIRVALDQSRLNPDAIDYVNAHGSGTVQNDRHETAAFKRALGDHAYRTPISSIKSMVGHSLGAIGSVEIAACALAMQHNVVPPTANLYRSDPECDLDYVPLTAREQRVDTVLTVGSGFGGFQSAMLLRRPEGVS
- a CDS encoding glycosyltransferase: MKILFITGGSPATVFALAPLASAARLAGHDVLVASPQDMAPYVTGTGLPVLPVTDGTMRRFMFEDRAGRELSIPDDPQERIRFNGEGFGRLAAASLPRLRALAADWSPDLVVGGSLCYAAALLAHELRVPWVRHTWDLGEPPGMDAGAAAELSAELGGAGLEGLPVPKLWVDICPPSLRAADLAPGPRQSMRFVPANLRRPLEPWMLRRPDRARVCVTAGSRVSGPDGVAELVDLARTVEGLDGELVVAAPQDVADALTEAVPGVRAGWFALDTLLATCDLIVHHGGGQTAMTALHAGVPQLLVPTIPKMLEPCRRIEARGAAVVLADGEQSGARIARAAGTLLAGPGPRERAAEIGREIAAQPAPAQVVSVLESLRA
- a CDS encoding NAD-dependent epimerase/dehydratase family protein, with amino-acid sequence MSAPARVVVLGASGFLGSAVVRALAADRTVRVRAVSRRPVPLPEGIAGRVEVLTGDLTSRDVLARAVAGADAVLPFAARIRGASGWRLSEDDEEAERVNVGLVRDLVAVLAERPSDRTGPPAVVFPGSNTQVGRVAAERIDGSEPDRPEGVYDRQKHAAESLLKQAAAQGLARAVSLRLPPVYGPGCPTADDRGVVSTMIRRALAGEPLTMWHDGTVRRDLLYVEDAARAFTAALGHAEALSGRHFLVGTGRALPLGEVFGAVACAVARHTGAEPVPVVSVEPPAHADPTDFRSLEVDPSAFTAATGWRAGTALDEALDRTVSAVAREARAGHRT
- a CDS encoding dTDP-4-dehydrorhamnose 3,5-epimerase family protein, which encodes MKARQLAVEGAYAFEPDVFHDERGSFRSPHQEAAFGAALGGPLFPVAQVSTSRSRRGVVRGVHYTATPGSMAKYVLCTGGRALDVVVDLRLGSPTFGRSERVELSPEAGTALYLPPGVGHLFAALEDDTVMVYLLSAAYRADRERAVHPLDPALGLELPGGSDPVLSERDRVAPTLAAAREAGLLPSYADCVPSGAGASGGGGR
- a CDS encoding class I SAM-dependent DNA methyltransferase, whose protein sequence is MPASTDTLIYHRADVYHDFYHGRGKDYRAEAAVVRELVGQRTPVPPAAGSLLDVACGTGSHLAEHAGHFGHTAGVDLSADMLAVAARLNPGVPLTQGDMRDFRLGRTFSAVTCMFSSVGYLETAADLDAAIANLAAHLEPGGVLVVEPWWCPESFRPGWVGADVVRSGERTISRVSHTVRDGRNSRMEVHYTVADPLAGIEHFTDTHVMTLFERTEYRDAFLRAGLEPSYVRHELYGPGLFVATRPGGVA